The following DNA comes from Mesotoga infera.
CGGATAGATAAATAGAACGGGATTGACGAGTTTACCAGTCACTTCCTCTATTAACGGATTCAGACCGAAGAAGCCGTTGAGTATGCCCAGCCTGTGTATGACCGTTATAGAGCTTTCCTGTGAGGCATTCACTATGCGCTCTGTCATATTTGAGTGCAGGAGATGAGCGAAGTCTTTTATGCAGGACTTGCCAAGAAAGGAGAAGTCATCTGCTAGGTTGTCCATCCCATAACTGGTGGCAGTCTCCGAAAGGACGCTTCCCAG
Coding sequences within:
- a CDS encoding DUF1788 domain-containing protein, yielding LGSVLSETATSYGMDNLADDFSFLGKSCIKDFAHLLHSNMTERIVNASQESSITVIHRLGILNGFFGLNPLIEEVTGKLVNPVLFIYPGKRKEHILTFLDGRHTTSVYRALVI